A stretch of the Arthrobacter stackebrandtii genome encodes the following:
- a CDS encoding carbon starvation CstA family protein, whose protein sequence is MTTPSNRAADPGDQLVQDPNLPPVAVDLEQEAADHPWTPLKIAIWAAIALLGGVAWVMLAVVRGESVNAIWFVFAAVCTYLIGYRFYSKVIEKYLLKPNDKRATPAEYKADGKDYVTTDRNVLFGHHFAAIAGAGPLVGPILAAQMGYLPGTIWIIVGVVLAGAVQDYLVLFFSMRRGGRSLGQMAREELGVVGGTAALIATLLIMIIIVAILALVVVNALGESPWGVFSVSMTIPIALFMGVYLRYLRPGKVMEVSLIGVVLLLAAIIGGGMVAATDWGAATFTLDRTTLAWAVIIYGFIAAILPVWLLLAPRDYLSTFMKIGTIVMLAGSIVLVRPSINVPAFSEFAGRSDGPVFSGALFPFLFVTIACGALSGFHALIASGTTPKLIEKERQARYIGYGGMLMESFVAIMALVAALSIDRGIYFAMNSSGAATGGTIEGAAAFVNSLGLTGVHVDPATLAQTAADVGEESIVSRTGGAPTLAVGLAHIMQQVAGGQAMMSFWYHFAIMFEALFILTAVDAGTRVARFMLQDSIGNFVPKFKDTAWRPGMWITTAIMVAGWGAILIMGVTDPLGGINTLFPLFGIANQLLAAIALAVCLVIVSKNTQVKYLWMVALPLVFVTVVTVVASFQKIFSTVPAVGYWAQHNAFKAALAAGETSHGTAKTVEAMEAVVRNTFVQGTLSIIFVVLSLIVITTAVMVTVRSIKAGGGSSKEDPAVVSRIFAPAQILPNSTEQAVLKEWADSGKQPVRSGH, encoded by the coding sequence ATGACAACGCCGTCCAACAGGGCCGCCGATCCGGGCGACCAACTTGTCCAGGACCCCAACCTGCCACCGGTGGCAGTGGACCTCGAGCAGGAGGCGGCCGACCACCCGTGGACGCCGCTGAAGATTGCCATCTGGGCAGCCATCGCACTGCTGGGCGGCGTCGCCTGGGTCATGCTTGCCGTGGTCCGCGGGGAATCCGTCAACGCGATCTGGTTCGTCTTCGCCGCAGTCTGCACCTACCTGATCGGCTACCGCTTCTATTCCAAGGTCATTGAGAAGTACCTCCTCAAGCCCAACGACAAGCGCGCCACCCCGGCCGAGTACAAGGCCGACGGCAAGGACTACGTCACCACCGACCGCAACGTCCTGTTCGGCCACCACTTCGCCGCCATCGCCGGCGCCGGTCCGCTGGTTGGCCCCATCCTGGCGGCCCAGATGGGCTACCTGCCAGGCACCATCTGGATCATTGTCGGCGTCGTGCTCGCCGGTGCGGTCCAGGACTACCTGGTCCTGTTCTTCTCCATGCGCCGCGGCGGGCGCTCCCTCGGCCAGATGGCCCGCGAAGAGCTCGGCGTCGTCGGCGGCACCGCGGCCCTGATCGCCACCCTGCTGATCATGATCATCATTGTCGCCATCCTCGCCCTCGTTGTGGTCAACGCCCTCGGCGAATCCCCGTGGGGCGTGTTCTCCGTGTCCATGACCATCCCGATCGCCCTGTTCATGGGTGTCTACCTGCGCTACCTGCGCCCCGGCAAGGTCATGGAAGTCTCCCTGATCGGCGTTGTCCTGCTGCTCGCGGCCATCATTGGCGGCGGCATGGTTGCGGCCACCGACTGGGGCGCGGCCACGTTCACCCTGGACCGCACCACCCTCGCCTGGGCTGTCATCATCTACGGCTTCATCGCCGCCATCCTGCCCGTGTGGCTGCTGCTGGCCCCGCGCGACTACCTCTCAACGTTCATGAAGATCGGCACCATCGTTATGCTGGCCGGCTCCATTGTGCTGGTCCGCCCCAGCATTAACGTCCCGGCATTCAGCGAATTTGCCGGCCGCTCCGACGGCCCCGTCTTCTCCGGCGCCCTGTTCCCGTTCCTCTTCGTCACCATCGCCTGCGGCGCGCTCTCCGGCTTCCATGCCCTGATCGCCTCCGGCACCACGCCCAAACTGATCGAAAAGGAACGCCAGGCCCGCTACATCGGCTACGGCGGCATGCTCATGGAGTCCTTCGTGGCCATCATGGCGCTCGTCGCGGCGCTGTCCATCGACCGCGGCATCTACTTCGCCATGAACTCCTCCGGCGCGGCCACCGGCGGCACCATCGAGGGCGCCGCGGCGTTCGTGAACTCGCTCGGCCTGACCGGCGTCCACGTTGACCCCGCCACCCTCGCCCAGACTGCGGCGGACGTCGGCGAGGAGTCCATCGTCTCCCGCACCGGAGGCGCCCCCACCCTGGCAGTGGGCCTGGCGCACATCATGCAGCAGGTCGCCGGCGGGCAGGCCATGATGAGCTTCTGGTACCACTTCGCCATCATGTTCGAGGCGCTCTTCATCCTCACCGCGGTCGACGCCGGAACCCGCGTGGCCCGCTTCATGCTGCAGGATTCCATCGGCAACTTCGTCCCCAAGTTCAAGGACACCGCCTGGCGCCCCGGCATGTGGATCACCACGGCCATCATGGTCGCCGGCTGGGGCGCCATCCTGATCATGGGCGTCACCGACCCGCTTGGCGGCATCAACACACTGTTCCCGCTGTTCGGCATCGCCAACCAGCTCCTCGCCGCCATCGCACTCGCCGTCTGCCTGGTCATCGTCTCCAAAAACACCCAGGTGAAGTACCTGTGGATGGTGGCACTGCCGCTCGTCTTCGTCACCGTGGTCACCGTGGTGGCCTCGTTCCAGAAGATCTTCTCCACCGTCCCGGCCGTCGGCTACTGGGCCCAGCACAACGCGTTCAAGGCGGCGCTGGCCGCCGGCGAAACCAGCCACGGCACTGCCAAGACCGTCGAAGCGATGGAGGCCGTTGTCCGCAACACCTTCGTCCAGGGCACGCTGTCCATCATCTTTGTGGTGCTCTC
- a CDS encoding NAD(P)H-quinone oxidoreductase — translation MKAIVAAGAGGPEVLSMIEAPAPVPGPGEVLIDVVAAGINRADVQQRRGFYPPPPGASDILGLEVSGRIAGFGPHVTKPFSVGQKVVALLTGGGYAAQVVAPAGQVLALPEGIDVISAAGLPEVAATVHSNLFMTAQLQAGETLLVHGGAGGIGAMAIQLAKAAGARVIATAGSDEKVAMLTGYLGADAAVNYRTEDFVERVRQFTGGAGANVILDVVGAKYLARNVASLATYGRLVVIGLQGGATAELNLGALLTKRAAVIGTTLRARPVEEKSAIMDGVRESVWPLVASGAVKPMIDRTFPLEQASAAHQYFDSGAHVGKVLLTI, via the coding sequence ATGAAGGCGATTGTTGCGGCGGGGGCGGGCGGCCCGGAAGTTTTGTCCATGATCGAGGCGCCTGCGCCCGTCCCGGGGCCGGGCGAGGTGCTCATTGACGTGGTCGCGGCTGGGATCAACCGGGCCGACGTCCAGCAGCGCCGCGGCTTTTACCCGCCGCCGCCGGGCGCCTCCGACATCCTGGGCCTGGAGGTTTCCGGGCGGATTGCAGGGTTTGGCCCGCATGTCACCAAGCCGTTCAGTGTGGGCCAGAAGGTGGTGGCGCTGCTGACCGGCGGCGGTTATGCCGCGCAGGTGGTGGCGCCGGCAGGCCAGGTGCTGGCGCTGCCGGAGGGCATTGATGTGATTTCGGCCGCAGGGCTGCCCGAGGTTGCCGCGACCGTCCACTCCAACCTGTTCATGACGGCCCAGCTGCAGGCCGGCGAGACGCTCCTGGTCCACGGCGGTGCAGGCGGCATCGGCGCCATGGCCATCCAGCTCGCCAAGGCCGCCGGCGCACGGGTCATCGCCACGGCCGGCAGCGACGAAAAGGTCGCCATGCTCACCGGGTACCTCGGTGCCGACGCGGCCGTCAACTACCGCACCGAGGACTTTGTTGAGCGCGTGCGGCAGTTCACGGGCGGCGCCGGAGCCAACGTGATCCTCGACGTCGTCGGCGCCAAATACCTGGCCCGCAACGTCGCCTCCCTTGCCACCTACGGCCGCCTGGTCGTCATCGGCCTGCAGGGAGGCGCGACGGCGGAGCTCAACCTGGGTGCGCTGCTCACCAAGCGTGCGGCGGTCATCGGGACAACCCTGCGCGCCCGCCCGGTCGAGGAAAAGTCGGCCATCATGGACGGTGTTCGCGAGAGCGTCTGGCCGCTGGTCGCCTCCGGCGCCGTCAAGCCCATGATCGACAGGACATTCCCGCTGGAGCAGGCCTCCGCCGCGCACCAGTACTTCGACTCCGGTGCCCACGTGGGCAAGGTTCTTCTGACGATCTGA
- a CDS encoding ExeM/NucH family extracellular endonuclease — protein sequence MPNKSSTRAGLGAVLAFGLVAAPLALSPVQAAPAESPAAAATHVIINETYMNGGSAGATHKNKFVELYNPTAADIDLSGWSVQYRSSTGTAAPSGVAALTGIIKANDYYLVKGAANGGATPAGMDLPPADLDTSSFSPAGAAGTVILSNQAGKLPADLPVGSLVGTANIVDLLGYGTSNTFEEAAATGQSLTNSLNRTNFADSNNNAADFTSAAPTPTGSQGAGEVIPPPGDAGTKTIAEIQGEGAKSPLEGSTATTRGKVTAAYPTGGFNGYYIQTPGTGSDLDMATHKASDAVFVFSPATVGSVAVGDYVEVTGLVKEFGGPDATTTEIDVPDGGMTQLSEAAAEVKAAVVSVPETTEGRESLEGMLVAPQGEFTITDNYSLNQYGEIGLAVGNSPLLQPTAVGQVGSAEHAAQLALIAAKAIKLDDGASTNFFTAANQSIPLPWLSAETPMRLGSTSEFMAPVIFDNRNNAYKFQPLEALTPANAEAVQPIAFGNSRAAAVPVDVGGNLKVATFNVQNYFIQTGDMDSACQFYNDRDGNPIAVRSGCLQRGAANAENLKRQQDKIVAGINASGADVLSLEEVENSIKFGTDRDKALAALVDALNAAAPGTWDYVRSPEQRPAASVEDVIRTAFIFKPAVAKPVGDSVILDDPAYTGIARQPLAQAFTLAGNATAEKVILIANHFKSKGSAATPDDTDQGQGNSNLARTKQATALVAFSTAQQAAQGTDKVLLMGDFNSYSFEDPMLVMADAGYVDLGAKTGKQSYAYGGLVGSLDHITATPGANALVTGQDIWNINSAESIAMGYSRYNYNVTNFYDDSAFAASDHDPMIVGLNLGGAAAGTQDINLLNINDFHGRIDSNTVKFAGTIEQLRAAAGDANTAFLSAGDNIGASLFASSSQGDKPTIDVLNALDLQASAAGNHEFDKGWADLDGRVSDAADWDYLGANVYAKGTTTPVLDEYKVVDVNGVKIAIIGAVTQETPTLVTPSGISMLEFGDPVEAVNRVAKKITDGNLADVIVAEYHEGAGAGTPDGATFEQEVAAAGAFRELVTQTSSSVNAIFTGHTHKQYAWDAPIPGVSADAALKTRPVLQTGSYGEFIGQIVLTVDADNNVVSYTQGNVARLAAADKDDKEASAALDAELAATYPRVAEVQAITDAALAEAEVAGSVPVGKISADITTAQTLDPATGIYTRDDRSSESTLGNLVGNALLEALKSEQTGGAEIGVVNPGGLRSDLLYKNEGFEDGVVTYASANAVLPFVNNLWTTSLTGAQVKTMLEQQWQTNADGSIPSRPFLNLGLSKNVDYTYDSSRDLGDHITSVVINGAPLDLERSYRVGTFSFLATGGDNFRIFTEGTNTKDSGLIDRDAWIAYLGEQSAIAPIAPDFSRRGVDVVDAPAAVVEGQQVTLGLNKLDLTSLGVTASTEVTVRYEPSGSGGGLGFAVLAAAVLPSELGTFPVTGGAATLDFTVPEQLNGGRITITTDGGTYARLPITIPVTAETGTPTETPTETPTETGTPTPTPTETDTSVPAPTETGTTPAPTTPGDSPSPTAGSGAGNGNGNGSGAGNLASTGATALPLGLGALVLLSAGAAITFAARRKAARH from the coding sequence ATGCCGAACAAATCATCCACCAGGGCCGGACTGGGGGCGGTGCTGGCCTTTGGGCTGGTCGCTGCCCCGCTTGCCCTTTCACCTGTGCAGGCCGCACCTGCGGAATCGCCGGCGGCAGCCGCCACCCACGTCATCATCAATGAGACGTACATGAACGGAGGCAGTGCCGGAGCAACACACAAGAACAAGTTTGTGGAACTGTACAACCCCACGGCCGCGGACATTGACCTCAGCGGCTGGTCGGTGCAATACCGCTCCTCGACTGGAACAGCTGCACCGTCGGGCGTTGCGGCACTGACAGGCATCATCAAGGCCAACGACTACTACCTCGTCAAGGGTGCCGCAAACGGCGGCGCCACCCCGGCAGGCATGGACCTGCCTCCCGCGGATTTGGACACCAGCAGCTTCAGCCCTGCAGGTGCCGCCGGAACCGTCATCCTCTCCAACCAGGCCGGCAAGCTTCCCGCGGACCTGCCCGTCGGCTCCCTGGTGGGCACAGCCAACATTGTTGATCTCTTGGGCTATGGCACCTCCAACACCTTCGAGGAGGCCGCGGCCACAGGCCAGTCCCTCACCAATTCGCTGAACCGCACGAACTTCGCCGACAGCAACAACAACGCGGCAGACTTCACCAGCGCAGCCCCGACCCCCACCGGTTCGCAGGGAGCCGGGGAAGTCATCCCTCCGCCCGGCGACGCCGGCACCAAGACCATCGCCGAGATCCAGGGCGAAGGCGCCAAGAGCCCGCTTGAAGGCTCCACCGCCACCACCCGGGGCAAGGTCACAGCGGCCTACCCCACCGGCGGCTTCAACGGCTACTACATCCAGACCCCCGGCACCGGCAGCGACCTGGACATGGCAACGCACAAGGCCTCCGACGCCGTGTTCGTCTTCTCGCCGGCCACTGTGGGCTCCGTTGCTGTGGGCGACTACGTTGAGGTGACGGGCCTGGTCAAGGAATTTGGCGGACCGGACGCGACCACCACGGAGATTGACGTCCCGGACGGTGGCATGACGCAACTTTCCGAGGCCGCGGCAGAGGTGAAAGCCGCCGTCGTCAGTGTCCCGGAAACCACCGAGGGCCGCGAAAGCCTTGAGGGAATGCTCGTGGCACCGCAGGGCGAGTTCACCATCACGGACAACTACTCGCTGAACCAATACGGCGAAATCGGCCTGGCCGTGGGGAACAGCCCGCTGCTGCAGCCAACCGCCGTCGGGCAGGTGGGTTCCGCTGAGCACGCGGCCCAACTTGCACTGATTGCGGCAAAGGCGATCAAGCTCGACGACGGCGCCAGCACCAACTTCTTCACTGCCGCAAACCAGTCGATCCCGCTGCCGTGGCTGAGCGCCGAAACGCCCATGCGCCTGGGCTCGACGTCCGAGTTCATGGCACCGGTCATCTTCGACAACCGCAACAACGCCTACAAGTTCCAGCCGCTGGAGGCGCTCACGCCCGCCAACGCCGAGGCCGTGCAGCCGATCGCGTTTGGCAACAGCCGCGCAGCAGCCGTCCCCGTGGACGTGGGCGGCAACCTGAAGGTGGCCACGTTCAACGTGCAGAACTACTTCATCCAGACCGGCGACATGGACTCCGCCTGCCAGTTCTACAACGACCGCGACGGCAACCCCATCGCGGTGCGGAGCGGCTGCCTGCAGCGCGGCGCCGCAAATGCGGAGAACCTCAAGCGCCAGCAGGACAAGATCGTGGCCGGCATCAATGCTTCCGGCGCCGACGTGCTCTCGCTGGAGGAAGTTGAGAACTCCATCAAGTTCGGCACGGACCGCGACAAGGCCCTCGCCGCACTGGTGGACGCACTGAACGCCGCCGCGCCGGGGACGTGGGACTACGTCCGCTCCCCCGAGCAGCGCCCGGCCGCGTCCGTGGAGGACGTGATCCGCACGGCGTTCATCTTCAAGCCGGCCGTGGCCAAGCCCGTGGGCGACTCCGTCATCCTCGACGACCCCGCCTACACCGGCATCGCCCGGCAGCCGCTGGCCCAGGCCTTCACCCTTGCCGGGAACGCGACAGCCGAAAAGGTCATCCTGATCGCCAACCACTTCAAGTCGAAGGGTTCGGCGGCCACGCCGGATGACACCGACCAGGGCCAGGGCAATTCCAACCTGGCACGCACGAAGCAGGCCACGGCACTCGTGGCATTCTCCACCGCTCAGCAGGCCGCACAGGGCACCGACAAGGTGCTGCTCATGGGCGACTTCAACTCCTACAGCTTTGAAGACCCGATGCTGGTGATGGCCGACGCCGGCTACGTGGACCTGGGCGCCAAGACCGGCAAGCAGTCCTACGCCTACGGCGGCCTGGTGGGTTCCCTGGACCACATCACGGCGACCCCGGGCGCCAATGCGCTGGTCACCGGCCAGGACATCTGGAACATCAACTCCGCCGAGTCGATCGCCATGGGCTACAGCCGGTACAACTACAACGTCACGAACTTCTATGACGACTCTGCCTTTGCCGCCTCCGACCACGACCCCATGATTGTTGGGCTCAACCTTGGCGGCGCTGCGGCGGGCACCCAGGACATCAACCTCCTGAACATCAACGATTTCCACGGCCGCATCGACTCCAACACGGTGAAGTTTGCCGGCACGATCGAGCAGCTGCGCGCAGCCGCAGGGGACGCCAACACCGCGTTCCTGTCCGCCGGAGACAACATCGGTGCCAGCTTGTTCGCTTCTTCCTCACAGGGCGACAAGCCCACCATTGATGTGCTGAACGCGCTGGACCTGCAGGCCTCCGCGGCGGGAAACCACGAATTCGACAAGGGCTGGGCAGACCTGGACGGACGCGTCAGCGACGCCGCCGACTGGGACTACCTGGGAGCCAACGTGTATGCGAAGGGCACCACCACCCCGGTGCTCGATGAGTACAAGGTCGTTGATGTCAACGGCGTGAAGATTGCCATCATCGGCGCCGTCACGCAGGAAACCCCCACCCTGGTCACCCCCTCCGGCATCTCCATGCTGGAATTCGGCGACCCGGTTGAGGCCGTGAACCGCGTGGCCAAGAAGATCACCGACGGCAACCTGGCCGACGTCATCGTGGCTGAATACCACGAGGGTGCCGGCGCCGGAACGCCCGACGGAGCCACCTTTGAACAGGAAGTTGCCGCCGCCGGCGCCTTCCGGGAACTTGTCACACAGACCAGCTCCTCGGTCAACGCCATCTTCACCGGACACACGCACAAGCAGTACGCCTGGGATGCCCCGATCCCCGGTGTTTCAGCTGACGCCGCACTGAAGACCCGCCCCGTGCTCCAGACCGGAAGCTACGGCGAGTTCATCGGCCAGATCGTCTTGACGGTCGATGCCGACAACAATGTAGTTTCCTACACCCAAGGCAACGTCGCACGCCTGGCAGCAGCCGACAAGGATGACAAGGAAGCCAGCGCGGCACTGGACGCCGAACTCGCCGCCACGTACCCGCGGGTCGCCGAGGTCCAGGCCATCACTGACGCAGCCCTGGCCGAGGCCGAGGTTGCCGGCAGCGTCCCCGTCGGCAAGATCTCTGCGGACATCACCACCGCGCAGACTCTTGATCCGGCCACGGGCATTTACACCCGCGATGACCGGTCCAGTGAATCCACACTGGGCAATCTGGTCGGCAATGCCCTCCTGGAAGCCTTGAAGTCTGAGCAGACGGGCGGGGCCGAGATCGGCGTCGTCAATCCCGGCGGCCTCCGCTCGGACCTACTGTACAAGAACGAGGGCTTCGAGGACGGTGTGGTCACCTACGCCAGTGCCAACGCGGTGCTGCCGTTCGTGAACAACCTGTGGACCACCTCGCTCACGGGCGCCCAGGTGAAGACCATGCTGGAGCAGCAGTGGCAGACCAATGCGGACGGCAGCATCCCCAGCCGGCCGTTCCTGAACCTGGGCCTGTCCAAGAACGTGGACTACACCTACGATTCCTCGCGCGACTTGGGCGACCACATCACCTCCGTGGTCATCAACGGTGCTCCGCTGGACCTTGAGCGTTCCTATCGTGTGGGCACGTTCAGCTTCCTGGCCACCGGCGGGGACAACTTCCGCATCTTCACCGAGGGCACCAACACCAAGGATTCCGGCCTCATTGACCGGGATGCCTGGATTGCGTACCTCGGCGAGCAGTCGGCCATTGCACCGATCGCTCCCGACTTCTCCCGCCGCGGCGTGGATGTAGTCGATGCGCCGGCCGCCGTGGTGGAAGGCCAGCAGGTAACGCTGGGGCTCAACAAGTTGGACCTCACCTCACTGGGCGTCACCGCCTCCACCGAGGTCACTGTCCGCTACGAGCCTTCGGGCAGCGGCGGCGGCTTGGGCTTTGCGGTCCTGGCAGCAGCTGTTCTCCCGTCCGAACTGGGCACCTTCCCGGTCACCGGCGGAGCCGCAACCTTGGACTTCACTGTCCCGGAGCAGCTCAACGGTGGTCGTATCACCATCACCACCGACGGCGGCACGTACGCCCGGCTGCCGATCACCATCCCGGTGACGGCAGAGACGGGCACACCGACGGAGACTCCGACCGAGACTCCAACCGAGACCGGCACGCCCACGCCCACGCCGACTGAGACGGACACTTCCGTTCCGGCTCCCACCGAGACGGGCACGACGCCGGCCCCCACCACCCCGGGCGACTCGCCTTCCCCGACGGCCGGCTCGGGCGCCGGCAACGGCAACGGCAACGGGTCGGGTGCTGGCAACCTGGCCTCCACCGGTGCCACGGCGCTCCCATTGGGCTTGGGCGCACTGGTTCTGTTGAGCGCAGGTGCCGCGATTACCTTCGCTGCACGCCGCAAGGCGGCCAGGCACTAG
- a CDS encoding FAD/NAD(P)-binding protein — MQTVAIVGAGPRGTSVMERLLAHHAAHAASSARGAAPRPLHIHLIDPFPPGAGHVWRTEQSRLFLMNTQSFFPTLVPDQGVAAEPVAGCSFNKWRRLQQDNPCARLSAGDIEELAALGPANFPSRALYGRYLEWCFTQLTQAMPDGVRLTVHAAEAKRVVRDRTEGGFAVVLLDGTRIAADQVVLALGHVESKLSPAQRELRDEAREHGLSYLPPAVPNDVDWEQLPAGETVLVRGMGLNFFDVVGQLTEGRGGRFEDTGGPAGEALRYVASGREPVIVGASRRGTPYRAKAELASYYPESVELRFLGEDAVAAIRAMGATAGFDHDIWPLLHRDTLWAYYTTLARTRPEVVSPALVPELDALLQDGLDGGGQGWEDRLKTLLAGHVRDGYILDLRGLARPLAAHAPAAGAGFGSYGDLDSAVLEYLRADAAGSALGEDDPVKMAIGALNAGRAVIKSLVADQGITQGSWLGELRGWFEGFVEGLASGPPALRVEQLAALVRAGVVHFAGPDPVFRIQHGRFTASSPWVAGAPREARHLVEALAPSNQVRSTASTLLQNLMADGLARPRLMLASDGEPVTTSGLDVSAPPYRVVDGAGAPVEGLYVLGLQLSSTQWGTAIAAEASAKYRSGYRTVLDSDAIASHILTADG; from the coding sequence ATGCAGACGGTGGCAATTGTGGGGGCGGGACCCCGCGGGACGTCCGTCATGGAACGGCTGCTGGCGCACCATGCCGCTCATGCAGCGAGTTCCGCCCGCGGAGCAGCGCCCCGGCCCCTGCACATCCACCTCATCGACCCCTTCCCGCCGGGCGCCGGGCACGTGTGGCGCACGGAGCAGTCGCGCCTGTTCCTGATGAACACTCAGAGCTTTTTCCCCACGCTGGTCCCGGACCAGGGAGTCGCGGCGGAACCTGTCGCAGGCTGCAGCTTCAACAAGTGGCGCCGTCTGCAGCAGGACAACCCCTGCGCCCGGCTCAGCGCCGGCGACATCGAAGAGCTCGCCGCCCTCGGCCCCGCCAACTTCCCCAGCCGCGCACTGTACGGCCGCTACCTTGAGTGGTGCTTCACGCAGCTCACCCAAGCCATGCCCGACGGCGTGCGCCTCACCGTCCATGCCGCGGAGGCCAAGCGCGTGGTGCGTGACCGGACGGAAGGCGGGTTCGCCGTCGTGCTGCTGGACGGGACGCGGATCGCGGCGGACCAGGTGGTGCTGGCGCTGGGCCACGTGGAGTCCAAGCTCAGTCCCGCCCAGCGCGAACTGCGGGACGAAGCACGCGAACACGGCCTGAGCTACCTGCCCCCGGCCGTCCCCAATGATGTGGACTGGGAGCAGCTGCCCGCCGGTGAAACGGTGCTGGTGCGCGGCATGGGACTGAACTTTTTTGACGTGGTGGGCCAGTTGACGGAAGGCCGCGGCGGGCGTTTTGAGGACACCGGCGGTCCGGCCGGGGAGGCGCTGCGCTATGTGGCGTCGGGCCGCGAACCCGTCATTGTGGGCGCGTCGCGGCGGGGGACGCCGTACCGGGCCAAGGCGGAGCTGGCCAGCTACTACCCGGAGTCGGTGGAGCTGCGGTTCCTTGGCGAGGATGCAGTGGCGGCCATCCGGGCAATGGGTGCCACGGCCGGCTTTGACCACGACATCTGGCCGCTCCTGCACCGCGACACCCTCTGGGCCTACTACACCACCCTGGCCCGGACCCGGCCGGAGGTGGTCTCGCCGGCGCTGGTGCCGGAGCTGGATGCGCTGCTGCAGGACGGGCTCGACGGCGGCGGCCAGGGTTGGGAGGACCGTCTCAAGACCCTGCTTGCGGGGCATGTCCGGGACGGATACATCCTTGACCTGCGGGGGCTGGCGCGACCATTGGCGGCGCATGCGCCCGCCGCGGGGGCCGGGTTTGGCTCGTACGGGGACCTGGATTCCGCCGTGCTGGAGTATCTCCGGGCGGATGCAGCGGGTTCCGCGCTGGGCGAGGACGACCCCGTCAAGATGGCCATCGGTGCACTGAACGCCGGCCGGGCCGTCATCAAGTCGCTCGTGGCGGACCAGGGCATCACGCAGGGTTCGTGGCTGGGTGAGCTGCGCGGCTGGTTCGAGGGGTTCGTGGAGGGGCTGGCCAGCGGGCCGCCCGCCCTCCGGGTGGAGCAGCTGGCAGCCCTGGTGCGCGCCGGTGTGGTCCACTTTGCCGGGCCCGACCCTGTCTTCCGGATCCAGCACGGGCGCTTCACGGCCAGCTCCCCGTGGGTGGCAGGTGCTCCCCGCGAGGCCCGCCACCTCGTGGAGGCGCTGGCCCCGTCCAACCAGGTCCGCAGCACGGCATCCACGCTGCTGCAAAACCTGATGGCTGACGGCCTGGCACGCCCCCGCCTGATGCTGGCGTCCGACGGCGAACCCGTCACCACGAGCGGGCTGGACGTCTCGGCGCCTCCGTACCGCGTGGTGGACGGTGCCGGTGCGCCGGTTGAGGGGCTGTATGTTCTGGGGCTGCAGCTGTCCTCGACGCAGTGGGGCACAGCCATTGCGGCCGAGGCCTCGGCCAAATATCGCAGTGGCTACCGGACCGTCCTGGACTCCGACGCCATCGCGTCGCACATCCTGACGGCTGACGGCTGA